Proteins from a single region of Tautonia marina:
- a CDS encoding DUF1553 domain-containing protein: protein MSHRRFDHRDHPRSACRVGMAVLLVGMVAADSSAAETNEVPRYNRDIRPILMENCFSCHGPDSAARKADLRLDQRDAAIEAESIVPGDPELSELIYRVESDDEFEIMPPPSSHKTLTAEQKATLRRWVEAGAEYEPHWSFIPPQRPELPEISEPSWVRNEIDAFILDRLEQAGLSPMPEADRRTIARRASLDLTGLPPAPEAVEAFVNDPTPEAYESYVDRLLASPHWGEHRARTWLDAARYADTHGLHFDNERTMWSYRDWVIKAFNQNMPFDQFTLEQLAGDLLPDHDLDQLIATGFNRCNITTNEGGTIPEENLVGYTRDRTETVATIFLGLTANCATCHDHKYDPLSQREFYQLAAFFNNTTQGAMDGNIRDTPPIIHVPADQDRDRWTELSRVLAEARAASDAHKIESRSAFDRWLAEATADRVTSEIPSEGQTLLAQLGEGISPGPVGALELAGVGDFDTSDDFTVSAWVKLPRRGMAGAVVARMDEASEHRGWDLWIEGNRVGTHIVHTWPGDAIKVVSKSEIERNRWTHISVSYDGSGKAAGVSIALNGQPQGVDVVSDQLKGTIRTEVPLKVGQRNGSSRLDGATIRDVRLYHRSLSTTEMAALAGGDRTLRLVATNADSRPEEEVNAAFDWWLAYVDETNRDLQATLAALEAEEAEIKARGTIAHVTAERDQPATAFVLHRGEYDQRREEVSAATPAILPPMDEGAPRNRLGFAQWLLSDDHPLTARVTVNRAWQELFGTGLVATTGDFGISGELPSHPELLDWLALEFRESGWDLKHLYRLMVTSAAYRQSAAVSAGALERDPQNRLISRGPRFRMDAEMIRDYALSASGLLAETIGGPSVKPYQPEGVWEAVAMPGSNTRFYEEDKGTGLYRRSLYTFWKRAAPPASMEVFNAPSREYCTVRRERTNTPLQALATLNDVQYVEAARHLAERTLISTCESDDDRVQAMALRLVARPLDSEELEIVRASLGELLAHYQGHPEDASALIALGTSPANTELDPETLAAWTMLANQLMNLDEVLTK from the coding sequence GATCATCGTGACCACCCACGTTCTGCGTGTCGAGTCGGCATGGCCGTCCTGCTCGTGGGGATGGTGGCCGCCGACTCGTCCGCAGCCGAGACCAACGAGGTTCCGCGATACAACCGGGACATCCGGCCGATTCTGATGGAGAATTGTTTTTCCTGCCACGGGCCGGACAGTGCCGCCCGAAAAGCGGATTTGAGGCTCGACCAGCGCGATGCCGCCATCGAGGCCGAGTCGATCGTTCCGGGTGATCCGGAACTGAGCGAGCTGATCTACCGCGTCGAATCGGACGATGAGTTCGAGATCATGCCACCTCCCTCGTCGCATAAAACGCTGACGGCGGAGCAAAAAGCCACGCTCCGTCGCTGGGTCGAGGCGGGAGCCGAATACGAGCCGCACTGGTCGTTCATCCCTCCTCAACGACCCGAACTGCCGGAGATTTCCGAGCCGTCGTGGGTCCGCAACGAGATCGACGCATTCATTCTCGATCGACTCGAACAGGCCGGGCTGTCGCCGATGCCCGAGGCCGACCGCCGTACGATTGCCCGACGCGCGAGTCTCGATCTGACCGGCCTTCCCCCTGCTCCCGAGGCAGTCGAGGCATTCGTCAATGACCCGACTCCTGAGGCTTATGAATCCTACGTCGATCGCCTGCTTGCCTCTCCTCATTGGGGAGAGCATCGCGCCCGGACCTGGCTCGACGCGGCCCGCTACGCCGACACCCACGGGCTGCATTTCGACAACGAGCGAACCATGTGGTCGTATCGAGACTGGGTGATCAAGGCATTCAATCAAAATATGCCGTTCGACCAGTTCACCCTTGAACAACTTGCCGGCGACCTCTTGCCCGACCACGATCTCGACCAGCTCATCGCCACGGGCTTCAACCGCTGCAATATCACCACGAACGAAGGCGGCACGATTCCCGAGGAGAACCTCGTCGGCTACACCCGAGACCGGACGGAGACGGTCGCAACCATCTTCCTCGGACTGACCGCAAACTGTGCCACGTGCCACGATCACAAATATGATCCGCTGAGTCAGCGCGAATTCTACCAGTTGGCCGCCTTCTTCAATAACACGACGCAGGGGGCGATGGACGGCAACATCCGCGACACCCCGCCGATCATTCACGTTCCGGCCGACCAGGATCGAGATCGTTGGACGGAACTTTCCAGGGTCCTGGCCGAAGCCCGCGCCGCCAGCGACGCCCACAAGATCGAGTCCCGATCGGCGTTTGACCGTTGGTTGGCCGAGGCGACCGCCGACCGTGTGACGTCCGAAATTCCCTCTGAAGGCCAGACCCTGCTCGCCCAACTTGGCGAAGGAATCAGTCCCGGTCCAGTCGGGGCCCTCGAACTGGCCGGGGTCGGCGATTTCGACACGAGTGACGACTTCACGGTGTCCGCGTGGGTCAAACTCCCTCGCCGAGGGATGGCCGGCGCCGTGGTTGCCCGGATGGACGAGGCGAGTGAGCACCGCGGCTGGGACCTCTGGATCGAGGGGAACCGCGTTGGAACTCACATCGTCCACACCTGGCCAGGCGATGCGATCAAGGTGGTCTCGAAATCTGAGATCGAGCGCAACCGATGGACTCATATCAGCGTTTCTTACGACGGATCGGGCAAGGCGGCTGGTGTCTCAATCGCTTTGAACGGTCAGCCGCAAGGCGTCGATGTGGTTTCGGACCAGCTCAAGGGAACGATTCGAACCGAAGTTCCCTTGAAGGTTGGCCAGCGAAACGGATCGAGCCGACTCGACGGCGCGACGATTCGGGATGTTCGGCTCTACCACCGATCGCTCTCCACCACCGAAATGGCCGCCCTAGCCGGAGGCGATCGCACGCTCCGGCTCGTCGCCACGAACGCCGATTCGCGACCGGAGGAGGAGGTCAACGCGGCCTTCGACTGGTGGCTCGCATACGTTGATGAGACGAATCGAGACCTGCAAGCAACCCTGGCCGCTCTGGAAGCCGAGGAGGCTGAGATCAAGGCCCGAGGGACGATTGCTCATGTGACCGCTGAACGCGATCAACCGGCAACGGCCTTCGTCCTGCATCGAGGTGAATACGATCAGCGCCGGGAGGAGGTCTCCGCCGCGACCCCTGCCATCCTGCCACCGATGGACGAGGGAGCCCCCCGAAACCGGCTCGGCTTCGCTCAATGGCTCTTAAGCGACGATCATCCATTGACGGCCCGAGTTACAGTGAATCGCGCCTGGCAAGAACTGTTCGGGACCGGCCTGGTTGCGACGACCGGCGATTTCGGGATCAGCGGAGAGCTGCCCAGCCATCCCGAGTTGCTCGACTGGCTGGCCCTCGAGTTCCGCGAATCGGGCTGGGATCTCAAGCATCTCTATCGCTTGATGGTCACCTCGGCGGCATACCGGCAGTCGGCCGCCGTCTCTGCCGGGGCTCTGGAGCGCGACCCGCAAAATCGCCTGATTTCCCGCGGACCTCGCTTCCGCATGGATGCCGAGATGATTCGCGATTACGCCCTCTCGGCCAGCGGGTTGCTCGCCGAAACCATCGGCGGGCCGAGTGTCAAGCCGTACCAGCCCGAGGGGGTCTGGGAAGCCGTCGCCATGCCCGGCAGCAACACCCGCTTTTATGAAGAAGACAAAGGGACCGGCCTCTATCGCCGCAGCCTTTACACCTTCTGGAAGCGGGCCGCGCCGCCGGCCTCGATGGAAGTCTTCAACGCTCCGAGCCGGGAATACTGCACCGTTCGTCGCGAGCGGACCAACACGCCCTTGCAGGCTCTGGCAACCCTGAACGATGTCCAGTACGTGGAGGCGGCTCGTCACCTGGCGGAACGCACCCTCATCTCGACCTGCGAATCGGACGACGATCGTGTGCAG